From one Mytilus galloprovincialis chromosome 13, xbMytGall1.hap1.1, whole genome shotgun sequence genomic stretch:
- the LOC143057714 gene encoding uncharacterized protein LOC143057714 isoform X2: MRRILRVLMMLLMCQMIKSIPSCKPNQMMRRDQSGNNICCYTLICRQGQTFAFCEHDQSIDTCSNCPEGTYHLDTIDTSKMNTELDPCISKPTCEQPEVRLENGKCICDRSRGYYGNDIYNCMLAEMMCTSPGFELKENGKCEPCAEGFFKPETSAENNCRLKSSCHESQDIANNGSTTIDRSCKAKIKINLPAIKLTTENNIDNSDKNNNQSSNEQQNNDVIIGIIIGIGVVVIIVCIVTAKVIRRDKPLHICLCIQTWSTNCHTYEKASKDDDNNKTYNEVYTLSNRSISHTYEETCVLMSGITDNNDDTSHYDNTSAKEKNVSISKEEIRKPHMAEVHSSSGAESFSECSTDKSPSAAHEGCIELISDVNPNSPCKQIWVERAKKSPQKLKSISQILHEKSIITDKHKTIAEFSNKKTLASSDNEQNGLQSKQNLIRPYDVSSNNKSAEMTIEVEHVCRQKTYKKSNVEDAKSRSKRKIADNAGKSDKKEHSKYENMPRKNAKTRTRQLENTIGVFQLKNTQIKTLSKMDKTTQSRVDDPLNILEDESIADPYTQKRTDFLRHVHEEVVINNVDQPNQEEDISSKSDLKNKQLPMTDKNPTTNIIPSVATVKPRLRRKEKDPNNQWTTQEHHLAVTQPDNQDIFRKVATSRAPRPSESEMSNNVHSGSSSETSQEENSNDAESFDNSGSSTFDPGEETALKYLPPVDSVEF; the protein is encoded by the exons ATGATAAAAAGCATACCTTCATGTAAACCAAATCAAATGATGCGAAGAGACCAGTCCGGAAATAATATATGTTGTTACACCCTAATTTGTCGACAAG GACAAACATTTGCATTTTGTGAGCACGACCAGAGTATTGATACGTGTTCAAACTGCCCCGAAGGTACATATCATCTCGACACCATTGACACTTCAAAAATGAACACTGAACTAGATCCATGTATATCAAAACCAACTTGTGAGCAAC CTGAAGTAAGATTAGAAAATGGCAAATGTATTTGTGACAGAAGTCGTGGTTATTATGGAAATGATATCTATAACTGCATGTTAGCAGAAATGATGTGTACAAGTCCTGGGTTCGAACTCAAAGAAAATG gcaAATGTGAACCCTGTGCTGAAGGTTTCTTCAAACCAGAAACTAGTGCCGAAAATAACTGTAGACTCAAATCTAG tTGCCACGAATCTCAAGATATTGCTAACAATGGTTCTACTACAATTGACAGATCTTGTAAAGCTAAAATAAAGATAAATCTTCCAGCAATCAAACTTACTACagaaaataatattgataatagtGATAAAAATAATA atCAAAGTTCCAATGAACAGCAAAATAATGACGTAATTATTGG AATCATCATTGGTATAGGCGTAGTGGTAATAATCGTGTGTATTGTCACTGCGAAAGTAATCCGTAGAGATAAGCCACTTCACATTTGTTTATGTATAC AAACCTGGTCAACAAATTGCCACACATATGAGAAGGCTTCAAAGGATGATGATAACAATAAAACATACAATGAAGTATATACATTATCCAATAGAAGTATATCTCATACATACGAGGAAACATGTGTATTGATGTCAGGTATTACAGATAACAACGATGATACAAGTCATTATGATAATACTagtgcaaaagaaaaaaatgtttcaatatcaaaagaagaaataagaaaacCTCACATGGCTGAAGTTCACAGTTCATCAGGAGCTGAATCATTTTCTGAATGTTCAACAGACAAAAGTCCATCTGCAGCACATGAGGGATGCATAGAATTGATTTCGGATGTAAACCCTAATAGTCCTTGCAAACAAATATGGGTAGAGAGAGCAAAAAAATCACcccaaaaattaaaaagcatTTCTCAGATTTTGCACGAAAAAAGTATTATAACCGATAAACACAAAACAATTGCTGAATTTAGCAATAAGAAGACATTAGCCTCAAGCGACAATGAACAAAATGGATTGCAGTCAAAACAAAATCTTATTCGTCCTTATGATGTGTCAAGTAATAACAAATCAGCAGAGATGACAATTGAAGTCGAACATGTTTGCAGACAGAAAACATATAAAAAGTCAAATGTTGAAGATGCTAAATCCAGGTCAAAAAGAAAAATAGCTGATAACGCGGGGAAGAGTGATAAAAAAGAGcattcaaaatatgaaaatatgccGCGGAAGAATGCTAAGACAAGAACGAGACAACTTGAAAATACAATTGGAGTTTTCCAGTTGAAAAATACCCAAATAAAGACACTCTCTAAAATGGACAAAACCACTCAGTCACGAGTGGATGACCCacttaatattttagaagatgaatCAATTGCCGATCCATATACTCAGAAACGAACAGACTTTCTGAGACATGTACACGAGGAGGTTGTCATCAATAATGTGGATCAACCAAACCAAGAAGAAGATATAAGTTCGAAATCTGATCTTAAAAATAAGCAACTTCCAATGACTGACAAAAATCCTACAACTAACATAATTCCAAGCGTTGCTAcag TAAAACCTAGActaagaagaaaagaaaaagaccCCAACAACCAATGGACAACACAAGAACACCATTTAGCAGTAACTCAACCTGATAATCAAGATATATTTAGGAAAGTAGCAACAAGTAGAGCTCCGCGACCTTCAGAATCTGAAATGTCAAACAATGTCCACTCG